In Rothia mucilaginosa, one genomic interval encodes:
- a CDS encoding ArgP/LysG family DNA-binding transcriptional regulator: MTRFSTDQLTTFATVIEYGTFDAAADILRVSPSAISQRIKAMEQIAGKVLLRRSNPVTPTDAGQSVLRIARQSEFLQQEMERELMGAGGFQSVSVAVNADSLATWFLDAVGTLSREDSIFCDLRREGEFHSSAMLRSGEVMAVITSKPEKIPGCSVETLGVARYWCVATPDYVQLYLPGWPKRVSREELNRAPVVEYDRKDFVQDVARVLIEQEVGLDAEETFTQSPTIYIPSSPDYARAVSSGIAWGLIPEAQCAEELASGHLMKLAATPVEFPLYWQRWNINSPVMETVTRRVHEAARGDLIY, translated from the coding sequence ATGACACGTTTCAGTACCGACCAGCTCACCACCTTCGCCACCGTCATCGAATACGGCACCTTCGACGCGGCAGCAGATATTCTGCGGGTGAGCCCCTCCGCCATCTCCCAGCGCATCAAAGCCATGGAACAGATTGCCGGAAAGGTCCTGCTGCGCCGAAGTAACCCCGTCACCCCTACTGACGCGGGGCAAAGCGTGCTGCGCATCGCTCGCCAGAGCGAATTCCTGCAGCAAGAAATGGAACGTGAACTCATGGGTGCCGGCGGCTTCCAGAGCGTCTCCGTTGCCGTCAACGCCGACTCACTCGCCACCTGGTTCCTCGACGCCGTAGGAACCCTCAGTCGAGAAGACAGCATCTTCTGCGACCTGCGACGAGAAGGTGAATTCCACTCCTCCGCCATGCTCCGATCCGGAGAAGTCATGGCAGTCATCACCTCCAAACCCGAAAAAATCCCCGGCTGTTCCGTCGAAACCCTCGGTGTGGCACGCTACTGGTGCGTTGCCACCCCCGACTACGTGCAGCTATACCTACCCGGCTGGCCCAAGCGCGTAAGCCGCGAAGAGCTCAATCGTGCCCCCGTCGTCGAATACGACCGCAAAGACTTCGTGCAGGACGTAGCGCGAGTCCTCATTGAACAAGAAGTAGGACTGGACGCTGAAGAAACCTTCACCCAAAGCCCCACCATCTACATTCCCTCATCCCCGGACTATGCGCGCGCCGTCAGCTCCGGTATCGCCTGGGGCCTCATTCCTGAGGCGCAATGCGCCGAAGAACTCGCAAGCGGGCACCTCATGAAGCTTGCCGCAACCCCCGTAGAATTTCCCCTCTACTGGCAGCGCTGGAACATTAACTCGCCCGTCATGGAAACCGTAACCCGCCGCGTCCACGAAGCAGCACGAGGCGACCTGATCTACTAG
- a CDS encoding cell division protein CrgA: MSTNSAKASSKKKSQKSAKSEVEDASELRLREIAREMESGTQLKEQTPLWYRVIMFSLLAVGILWIIVFYITQGLFPIPDLGMWNVSIGVGAMMVSMLMMTRWR, from the coding sequence ATGTCGACCAACTCGGCTAAGGCATCGTCCAAGAAGAAGTCTCAGAAGTCTGCTAAGTCTGAGGTGGAGGATGCAAGCGAGCTGCGTCTGCGTGAGATTGCTCGTGAGATGGAGAGCGGCACGCAGCTGAAGGAGCAGACTCCGTTGTGGTACCGCGTGATTATGTTCTCGCTGTTGGCGGTGGGCATTCTGTGGATTATTGTTTTCTACATTACGCAGGGCCTGTTCCCGATTCCTGATTTGGGTATGTGGAATGTGAGTATTGGTGTGGGCGCCATGATGGTGAGCATGCTGATGATGACTCGCTGGCGTTAG